A segment of the Promicromonospora sukumoe genome:
TCCCGCCGCGGGTCCTGCCGCTCGTACAGGGCGCCCACCATGGAGGACACGTTGGGCTTGAGCAGGCCGGTGCCGAGCGCGACGAGCACGATGCCCAGGTAGGAGAACCCGGCCGACGGGATCGAGAGGCACACGTGCCCGGCGGCGATGATGACGCCGCCGTAGAGCGTGGAGCGCCGCGCGCCGATGACCCGGTCCGCGAGCCAGCCGCCGACGACGGACAGCAGGTAGACGCCGGTGCCGTAGATCGAGACCAGGGCCTCGCCGAGCGTCTGCTCGAGGCCGAGGCCGCCGTTCGCGATCGTGTCGGTCAGGTAGTAGACCAGGATCGCGCGCATGCCGTAGTAGCTGAACCGCTCCCACAGCTCCGTGGTGAACAGGGTCATCAGCCCCAGCGGGTGCCCGAAGAACCGCCTGTCCCCCGCCACCGCGGCGGGTGGTGTCGAGTCCGGTCCGGTTCCTGACGGCGGTGTCGCCGAGCCTGTGCTCATCACCCGATCGTCGGCGTGTTGGCGGCGCGCCGCACGTCGGACGACAAAAACGGCGCTCGTCCGACGGCGGTGCTTGTCCGACGGCGGGGCTCACCTGACGGCGGTGCTCATCTCACTGCGCTGGCCCGTCCCCAGATCATCCGGCCCACCGTCCGCCGTCGGACCACGACACCGACGTGCGCCACGAGCGCCACGTAGAAGCAGAGGTGCGCGGCGATGTGGAGCGGCAGGAGGTCGGTGCTGCCGACCACGAGCGCGATGCCGGTCGCCGGGACCACGAAGAGCATCGCGAGCAGGGTGCGCTCGGCGTGGTGCAGCACCTTGCGGTCGGTGCGCGTCAGCCGCGGGTCCCAGGGCGGCAGCGGCGTCGTCCGGCGCCACACCACGCGCAGGACGCCGATCGCGACGATCGCCAGCCCCAGCAGCACGTGCCACGCGGGCAGCCCGAGCCCGCCGGAGGCGTCGAGGAGGCCGAACGCGCCGCCGTCGGCCCCACCCGCGCTGCCGGACCCGCCGCCCGACCAGAGATCCGACCACGCCGAGCCGACGGCGTCGTCGGCGTCCTGCTCCCGGACGTCCTGCGCCTGCTCGCACGCCTCCTCGAGCTGGTCGAACCGGTCCTCCTCGGCGTCGGTCGTGTCGCCGCCGCTGCGGTCCTCCCCCGCCGGGTCGCAGTCGACGTCGGGCACGTCGGCGTCGTCGTCCATGACGTAACCCACGGCGAGCTGGGCCACGAGCAGCGCGACCGTCGCCCAGTGCAGGACCTTCGTGACGATGCCGTAGCCCTGATCACCGTTGCGCCATCTCATGCGGGCAACCTCAGCGCAGGTGGGCGGTCCTGTCCAGCCCGCGTGGCTTGTCTTCACCCTGCGTCTCACCCCGGCCGTGACCTCAGAGGCGACCCGGGCGCTCCTTAG
Coding sequences within it:
- a CDS encoding cytochrome b translates to MRWRNGDQGYGIVTKVLHWATVALLVAQLAVGYVMDDDADVPDVDCDPAGEDRSGGDTTDAEEDRFDQLEEACEQAQDVREQDADDAVGSAWSDLWSGGGSGSAGGADGGAFGLLDASGGLGLPAWHVLLGLAIVAIGVLRVVWRRTTPLPPWDPRLTRTDRKVLHHAERTLLAMLFVVPATGIALVVGSTDLLPLHIAAHLCFYVALVAHVGVVVRRRTVGRMIWGRASAVR